A stretch of the Vibrio sp. SS-MA-C1-2 genome encodes the following:
- a CDS encoding CerR family C-terminal domain-containing protein, producing the protein MKIDSKQQLLEASIELFAEKGFDNVTIRQIAESANVNSAMITYHFNNKEGLYIAVFEYIAFYLNEMINQKIDKHQEAIKLILNHGETADKHQLFSSILTQISDQLMVLMTNKENKHIVSLILAVQNRPSKAFDTLYQRYFSLLLNHFLDLVTLLIEKPVSLPQQKLLIISFLTQHTVWKMMGNTVTRFFGETENPISEYQYQVQQIAIRQFLTEIKQ; encoded by the coding sequence ATGAAAATCGATTCTAAACAGCAGTTACTTGAAGCGTCAATTGAACTTTTTGCTGAGAAAGGGTTTGATAATGTGACCATACGCCAGATTGCTGAGTCAGCCAACGTCAATTCAGCGATGATAACTTATCACTTCAATAACAAAGAAGGGCTGTATATTGCTGTATTTGAATATATTGCGTTTTATCTTAATGAGATGATCAATCAGAAAATAGATAAGCACCAAGAGGCAATAAAACTGATCTTAAATCATGGTGAGACCGCAGATAAACATCAACTTTTTAGTTCGATACTGACCCAGATTTCAGATCAATTGATGGTTTTAATGACAAATAAAGAGAATAAACATATCGTCTCATTGATTCTTGCTGTTCAAAACAGACCGTCTAAAGCATTTGATACGCTTTACCAACGCTACTTTTCACTCTTATTGAATCACTTTCTTGATCTTGTCACCTTACTGATTGAAAAACCGGTTTCTCTACCTCAACAAAAGTTATTGATTATTAGCTTTCTAACTCAGCATACCGTATGGAAAATGATGGGTAATACGGTTACTCGTTTCTTTGGCGAAACTGAAAATCCTATTTCAGAGTACCAATATCAAGTTCAACAAATAGCAATACGTCAATTTCTTACTGAAATTAAACAATAA
- a CDS encoding HlyD family efflux transporter periplasmic adaptor subunit — MNKKLIPLVILVISAAGYYFYQQQEQQVDHRVLYGNVDIRDVNLAFRHGGRVSQLLVDEGDKVNKGQLVATLDDQPYQDMLSTSEAQVSVAKAELNNLLSGNRQQEIERARQEVLSFTALKKNAAARLTRQKVLIKDGSTSQRDLDDAQTVFNEMSAGLKSAQQNYSLATEGAKNEVIEIAKAKVALAQSQRQSAQTTLNDTKLYAPDNGTILTRVVEPGAMVGAGSPIFNLSLRNPTYIRAYVTEKQLATIVSGDNVTVTVDGNKTIYQGQIGFISSKAEFTPKSVETTELRTDLVYRIKVIVDSDDHGLNQGQPVTIQLGK, encoded by the coding sequence ATGAATAAAAAACTCATTCCGCTCGTTATATTAGTCATCTCTGCGGCAGGTTACTATTTTTATCAGCAACAAGAACAGCAGGTTGATCACCGAGTGCTATACGGCAATGTCGATATTCGTGATGTTAATTTAGCTTTTCGTCATGGGGGGCGAGTTTCGCAGCTATTGGTTGATGAAGGTGATAAAGTTAACAAAGGTCAATTAGTCGCGACCCTTGATGACCAGCCTTATCAAGATATGCTATCAACCAGTGAAGCTCAAGTGAGTGTAGCAAAAGCTGAATTGAACAACTTGTTATCCGGTAATCGTCAGCAAGAAATTGAACGTGCTCGACAAGAAGTGCTCTCATTTACCGCGCTGAAAAAAAATGCGGCTGCCCGTCTCACTCGTCAAAAAGTATTGATTAAAGATGGCTCAACCAGTCAACGTGATCTTGATGATGCACAAACTGTCTTTAACGAGATGAGTGCTGGATTAAAATCGGCACAACAAAATTACTCATTAGCGACAGAAGGTGCAAAGAACGAAGTCATTGAAATTGCAAAAGCGAAAGTGGCATTAGCTCAAAGCCAGCGCCAAAGTGCACAAACTACGCTGAACGATACTAAGCTCTATGCGCCAGACAATGGCACCATATTAACTCGGGTGGTTGAACCTGGGGCAATGGTGGGGGCAGGCTCGCCGATTTTTAATTTATCTCTGCGAAATCCTACTTATATCCGCGCTTATGTCACTGAAAAGCAGTTAGCAACGATAGTCAGTGGTGACAACGTTACGGTCACGGTTGATGGAAATAAAACCATTTATCAGGGACAGATTGGTTTTATCTCATCGAAAGCGGAGTTTACGCCGAAATCGGTAGAAACGACGGAATTGCGCACCGATCTGGTTTATCGGATTAAAGTGATTGTTGATAGTGATGATCACGGTTTAAATCAAGGTCAACCTGTCACCATTCAGCTTGGAAAGTAG